A region from the Oryzias latipes chromosome 20, ASM223467v1 genome encodes:
- the LOC101171052 gene encoding putative protein TPRXL, whose protein sequence is MVNSETVLKGAPVALLLMALIASGQGVEKLSSCCTSVNSDEIKEPILGYIIQERNLPCVTAVIFLTNSGLYCSRLRAPWVYRKIQELRAKTRSLIPSSSASLLSTLTSTATPSSSSALLSSSSSSELVTPPEVTSSSASLLSIMTSTASPSSSSILLSSSSSIDSDSAPTEQVDETFWDVLSSSASPSSPADEEMPPTFLDEIIS, encoded by the exons atggTGAACTCTGAGACTGTGCTGAAAGGAGCACCGGTCGCTCTCCTCCTGATGGCTCTCATTGCGTCTGGACAAGGAG TGGAAAAGCTGTCTTCCTGCTGCACATCGGTCAACAGCGATGAAATCAAAGAACCGATTCTGGGATACATTATCCAAGAGAGAAATCTTCCATGTGTCACGGCTGTCAT CTTTCTGACCAACTCCGGCCTGTACTGCAGCAGACTCAGGGCTCCTTGGGTTTACCGCAAGATTCAAGAACT GAGAGCAAAGACTCGGTCACTGATTCCATCATCTTCAGCCTCCCTCCTCTCCACGCTGACCTCCACTGCAACCCCTTCCTCTTCATCTGCCCttctttcctcctcttcttcttctgaatTAGTGACTCCACCTGAGGTGACATCTTCTTCAGCCTCCCTCCTCTCCATCATGACCTCTACAGCCTCCCCTTCCTCTTCATCCATCCTTctttcatcttcctcttcaATTGACTCAGACTCCGCCCCCACAGAGCAAGTTGATGAAACCTTTTGGGACGTCCTGAGTTCTTCTGCATCTCCTTCAAGTCCAGCTGATGAAGAAATGCCACCAACCTTTTTAGATGAAATTATTTCCTAA